The bacterium genome window below encodes:
- a CDS encoding diguanylate cyclase: MKKQKTNPLKIGLLIIAGALIAVAITGAFYRTNDPEPAAWPATPGILWAVILAAVYATLIWRTVSRESRQRWQLWTLLLLTAVTVMAVQQTGGLNSPWLFTYLLLTLLSLYRAEEKWQFLAPAVLLLTEGGSAWFHQMIPGPALYRLGGLLLFLASAFTVGRLLLKRSFSPAQNQEDEPEREAVAPSSELKHDLQSLASLMHASLGAKTAAFFRLDPSANYLKLAACRSYSAEIIKEAALDAQKGILGWVVKEKQALLYPVFSKDSKDLGYYAKSEPLKSLLAVPIIMENRVEGIAVADSEEENHFNESSKALLAGFAEEAARLMILHQSHSALGLEGERLKEWNRYLEQMANRLRVDEVIEIMGKLIPELVSCEHLVLLQAPESGDVCRVLLAEPAAAGFPAPGTELDISGTLCEQAVRILEWRKVDDFYRRSLGLFRFSREERQDHGFRSVLAAPLTYEGVCHYILVLESRKPYAFEAEAETLHILLSQFSLALRSAALYQEKEQMAIRDGLTGLANHRRFQDYLAETLAKSDGKPVGVALFDIDFFKKLNDNYGHPIGDAVLKEVAARLKANTSKYDFVARYGGEEFIAVWPGRTDKEAEVLAEGLRQAIGNEKFSTTAGELPVTVSLGVASYPQDSNNKPDLIKAADEALYAAKKAGRNRVVRYSAMPKA, from the coding sequence ATGAAAAAACAAAAAACAAATCCACTAAAGATCGGGCTTCTGATAATAGCCGGCGCCCTTATCGCCGTGGCCATCACCGGGGCCTTTTACCGGACCAACGATCCCGAGCCGGCGGCCTGGCCGGCCACTCCCGGGATCCTTTGGGCCGTGATCCTGGCGGCGGTCTACGCGACCCTGATCTGGCGGACCGTCAGCCGGGAGAGCCGCCAGCGCTGGCAGCTGTGGACCCTGCTGCTGCTGACAGCCGTCACCGTCATGGCCGTGCAGCAAACCGGGGGCTTGAACTCACCCTGGTTGTTCACATACCTGCTTCTTACCCTGCTCTCTCTCTACCGGGCCGAGGAGAAATGGCAGTTCCTGGCCCCGGCCGTCCTGCTGCTGACCGAGGGCGGATCCGCTTGGTTCCACCAGATGATCCCGGGACCGGCCCTGTACCGGCTGGGCGGGCTGCTGCTGTTCCTGGCCTCGGCTTTTACAGTGGGCAGGCTTTTGCTGAAGCGCAGTTTTTCGCCGGCCCAAAACCAGGAGGATGAACCGGAGCGGGAGGCCGTGGCCCCATCGTCAGAACTAAAGCACGACTTGCAGTCCCTGGCCTCGCTGATGCACGCCAGCCTGGGCGCCAAGACGGCCGCCTTTTTCCGGCTGGACCCTTCGGCCAATTATCTTAAACTGGCGGCCTGCCGCAGCTACAGCGCCGAGATCATCAAGGAAGCGGCTCTGGACGCCCAGAAGGGCATTTTGGGCTGGGTGGTCAAGGAGAAACAGGCACTGCTCTATCCGGTGTTCTCAAAGGATTCCAAGGACCTGGGATACTACGCCAAGTCCGAGCCGCTCAAATCCCTTTTGGCCGTGCCCATCATCATGGAGAACCGGGTGGAGGGGATCGCGGTGGCCGACAGCGAGGAGGAGAACCATTTCAACGAATCCTCCAAGGCCCTGCTGGCGGGCTTCGCCGAGGAGGCGGCCCGGCTGATGATCCTGCACCAGAGCCATTCGGCCCTGGGACTGGAGGGGGAGCGGCTTAAGGAATGGAACCGCTACCTGGAACAGATGGCCAACCGGCTGAGGGTGGACGAGGTGATAGAGATCATGGGAAAACTGATCCCCGAGCTGGTGTCCTGCGAACACCTGGTTCTGCTGCAGGCGCCGGAGTCCGGCGATGTCTGCCGGGTGCTGCTGGCCGAGCCGGCCGCCGCCGGGTTCCCGGCCCCGGGGACGGAACTGGACATCTCCGGCACCTTATGCGAACAGGCTGTGCGCATCCTGGAATGGCGCAAGGTGGACGATTTTTACCGCCGCTCGCTGGGCCTGTTCCGGTTCAGCCGGGAGGAGAGGCAGGACCACGGCTTCCGCTCGGTGCTGGCCGCTCCCCTGACCTACGAAGGGGTCTGCCATTACATCCTGGTGCTGGAAAGCCGGAAACCCTACGCCTTTGAGGCCGAAGCCGAGACACTGCACATCCTGCTGAGCCAGTTCTCGCTGGCCCTGCGCAGCGCGGCCCTCTACCAAGAGAAGGAGCAGATGGCCATCCGCGACGGGCTGACGGGGCTGGCCAACCACCGCCGCTTCCAGGATTACCTGGCCGAGACCCTGGCCAAGTCAGATGGCAAGCCGGTGGGGGTGGCGCTTTTCGACATCGACTTTTTCAAGAAGCTTAACGACAATTACGGGCACCCCATCGGCGACGCGGTGCTTAAGGAAGTGGCGGCCCGGCTGAAGGCCAACACCTCCAAATATGATTTTGTGGCCCGCTACGGCGGAGAGGAGTTCATAGCGGTGTGGCCGGGCAGGACCGACAAGGAGGCCGAGGTCCTGGCCGAAGGTTTGAGGCAGGCCATCGGGAACGAAAAATTCTCCACCACCGCCGGGGAACTGCCGGTGACGGTCAGCCTGGGAGTAGCCTCGTATCCCCAGGATTCCAACAACAAGCCCGACCTGATCAA
- a CDS encoding undecaprenyl-diphosphate phosphatase, with protein sequence MSIFQALILGLIQGLTEFLPVSSSGHLALAERLFGLSGDNLRFEVFVHLGTLLAVLVFFRLKVWKLIKSVFTGRMYYQKGWHFTDENLKLSLLLILATIPAAFIGYKFDDVIEQAFASPIAVSAFLLVTGTILFLTRFVKSHEGKINWWRALVIGLAQAVAILPGVSRSGSTIAAGIFTRMKQEKAAEFSFLLSIPIILGAGVVKLKDMLETGLPSSELLMITVGAIAAALSGYWAIKVMLHLVKKGRLEYFAYYCWAAGLAGLVWFALVK encoded by the coding sequence ATGTCTATCTTCCAAGCATTGATACTGGGGTTGATCCAGGGGCTGACCGAGTTCCTGCCGGTGTCCAGTTCCGGGCACCTGGCCCTGGCCGAAAGACTGTTCGGATTGTCCGGCGACAATCTGAGGTTCGAGGTCTTCGTGCACCTGGGGACTCTGCTGGCGGTGCTGGTCTTCTTTCGCCTCAAGGTCTGGAAACTGATCAAGTCGGTCTTCACGGGACGGATGTATTACCAGAAGGGCTGGCACTTCACCGACGAGAATTTAAAACTCTCGTTGCTGCTGATCCTGGCCACCATCCCGGCGGCCTTCATCGGCTACAAGTTCGACGACGTCATTGAGCAGGCCTTTGCCAGCCCCATCGCGGTTTCGGCCTTTCTGCTGGTCACCGGGACCATCCTGTTTTTGACCCGCTTTGTAAAAAGCCACGAAGGGAAGATCAACTGGTGGCGGGCCCTGGTCATCGGCCTGGCCCAGGCGGTGGCCATACTGCCGGGAGTGTCGCGCTCGGGCAGCACCATTGCCGCCGGGATCTTCACCAGGATGAAACAGGAGAAGGCGGCCGAGTTCTCGTTCCTTTTGTCCATTCCCATCATTCTGGGGGCCGGGGTGGTCAAACTGAAGGACATGCTGGAGACCGGTCTGCCGTCCTCCGAGCTGCTGATGATTACAGTGGGGGCCATTGCCGCAGCATTATCAGGTTACTGGGCCATCAAGGTAATGCTGCATCTTGTCAAAAAAGGCCGGCTGGAATATTTTGCCTATTACTGCTGGGCGGCGGGACTGGCCGGACTGGTTTGGTTTGCATTAGTCAAATGA
- a CDS encoding geranylgeranylglycerol-phosphate geranylgeranyltransferase: MLNKITAAIKLSRPGNVAITGLSVLVGTSGYGIRAHAWDIVLAAVSAMLIASGGNSLNDYYDLEIDKVNRPQRPLPSGLLQPITAVYLGSAEIILGLALAYFIGIKPLALALAVSILLWLYAARGKRMGLAGNLAVALVCGLAFVYGGLTVDNIGISLFPAGFAFLMHLSREIIKDVQDRSGDLSQGARTLPITWGAERSLKLAAAVLMVLITLTPVPYLLGIYNIRYLLAVILGVDLMLAMMIMKLLTVPRDEDLARISFFMKIMMLVGIMAISLGL; this comes from the coding sequence GTGCTAAATAAGATAACCGCCGCCATAAAACTTTCCCGTCCCGGGAACGTGGCCATCACCGGACTTTCGGTGCTGGTGGGCACCTCGGGCTATGGGATCAGGGCGCATGCCTGGGACATCGTTCTGGCGGCAGTTTCGGCCATGCTGATAGCTTCCGGGGGCAACAGCCTCAACGATTATTACGATCTTGAGATCGACAAGGTCAACCGCCCCCAAAGGCCATTGCCATCCGGTTTACTTCAACCTATAACAGCAGTTTATCTGGGATCAGCTGAAATCATTTTGGGTCTGGCCCTGGCGTATTTCATCGGCATCAAACCTTTGGCGCTGGCCCTGGCGGTCTCCATCCTGCTATGGCTCTACGCCGCCCGGGGCAAAAGGATGGGGCTGGCCGGAAATCTGGCTGTGGCGCTGGTCTGCGGCCTGGCCTTTGTCTACGGCGGGCTGACAGTGGATAATATTGGGATCTCACTTTTCCCGGCCGGGTTCGCTTTTCTGATGCACCTGTCACGGGAGATCATCAAGGACGTTCAGGACCGGAGCGGGGACCTGTCGCAGGGCGCCAGGACCCTGCCCATAACCTGGGGGGCGGAGAGGTCACTTAAACTGGCGGCGGCGGTGCTGATGGTCCTGATAACCCTGACCCCGGTCCCTTATCTGCTGGGCATTTACAACATCCGTTACCTGCTGGCCGTGATCCTGGGAGTGGACCTGATGCTGGCCATGATGATCATGAAGCTTTTGACCGTTCCCCGGGACGAGGATCTGGCCCGGATAAGCTTTTTCATGAAGATAATGATGCTGGTGGGGATAATGGCCATCAGCCTGGGACTGTGA
- a CDS encoding capsule assembly Wzi family protein: MKKAIFALFLLLSFGSLWAEDSKDLSLKHWAYPVLQRFEARGWLVLPATRPYSYGQVAAVLGKMKEVISSNQVTLSTADQYNWDRLSQEFLADSTKPRLVEKDLLSVGDENLAFNADGALWPRDEISNLGAPRYSLTGQVDFGGSIKGTMIFDQRLSFLVEKENAKVEKTSATQTAWRGGKLVIDWSYFRVKLPWLYVTLGRQQHWWGPGRVGTLLVSDNAPAFDALNLKIDYKRVGLESFAGILGTEQQRFFSGHRATFRLFKSLDLGASEVVIYKAKNIDPVYINPLLPFYGTQWNEREDDNVVWAADAAWNAFNGCKVYGELLMDDVQYEQDPPAPQKLGFLAGFHLADPLGLPDTDVKLEYAGNQKWVYGHRRFANRYAGGDSLSIIGHFIGTDADLFDLKLEHRLHPRFNLGLEYTLERHGQGSISDSLIYGNQIIYVDGDPFTTGGVLGSDTVALSTGFLTGTIQRRDLGALYFSWQPWHWMVFDAKFWLAYTKDPGNLPGLGFNDRGAEISLKLDY; this comes from the coding sequence ATGAAAAAAGCCATTTTTGCCCTGTTCCTGCTATTGTCCTTCGGCTCACTTTGGGCCGAAGATTCCAAAGACTTAAGCCTTAAGCACTGGGCCTACCCGGTACTGCAGCGGTTCGAGGCCAGGGGCTGGCTGGTGCTGCCGGCCACCCGGCCCTATAGCTACGGCCAGGTCGCCGCTGTATTGGGTAAAATGAAGGAGGTCATTTCCTCTAACCAGGTGACCCTTTCAACGGCTGACCAATACAACTGGGACAGGCTTTCCCAGGAGTTCCTGGCCGATTCCACAAAACCCCGGCTGGTGGAAAAGGACCTGTTATCCGTGGGCGACGAGAACCTGGCATTCAATGCCGACGGGGCGCTTTGGCCCAGGGACGAGATCAGTAATTTGGGCGCTCCCCGCTATTCGCTGACCGGACAGGTGGATTTCGGCGGCAGCATCAAGGGGACAATGATCTTTGATCAGAGGCTGTCTTTCCTGGTGGAAAAGGAGAACGCCAAGGTGGAGAAGACCTCAGCCACCCAGACCGCCTGGCGGGGCGGAAAGTTAGTGATAGACTGGTCGTATTTCCGGGTCAAGCTGCCCTGGCTCTACGTCACACTGGGCCGGCAGCAGCACTGGTGGGGGCCGGGCCGGGTGGGCACCCTGCTGGTCTCGGACAACGCTCCGGCCTTTGACGCATTGAACCTGAAAATTGATTATAAGCGGGTCGGCCTGGAATCCTTCGCCGGGATACTGGGCACCGAGCAGCAGCGCTTCTTTTCCGGGCACCGGGCCACCTTCAGATTGTTCAAAAGCCTGGACCTGGGAGCTTCCGAAGTGGTGATCTACAAGGCCAAGAACATAGACCCCGTATACATCAATCCCTTGCTTCCATTCTACGGCACCCAGTGGAACGAGCGGGAGGACGACAACGTGGTGTGGGCGGCCGATGCCGCCTGGAACGCCTTCAACGGGTGCAAGGTCTACGGAGAACTGCTGATGGACGATGTCCAGTACGAGCAGGATCCGCCGGCCCCCCAGAAGCTGGGCTTTCTGGCCGGGTTCCATCTGGCCGACCCGCTGGGCCTGCCCGATACCGATGTCAAGCTGGAATACGCCGGGAACCAGAAATGGGTCTACGGCCACCGCCGTTTCGCCAACCGCTATGCCGGCGGCGACAGCCTGAGCATCATCGGCCACTTTATAGGCACCGATGCCGACCTGTTCGATCTGAAGCTGGAACACAGATTACATCCCCGGTTCAACCTGGGTCTGGAGTACACGCTGGAACGGCACGGCCAGGGAAGTATCTCTGACAGCCTGATCTACGGGAACCAGATCATTTACGTTGACGGCGACCCCTTTACCACTGGGGGTGTTCTGGGCAGCGACACGGTAGCCTTAAGCACTGGTTTTTTGACCGGCACCATACAGAGGCGTGATCTGGGCGCGTTGTACTTCAGCTGGCAGCCATGGCATTGGATGGTCTTTGACGCCAAGTTCTGGCTGGCTTATACCAAAGATCCCGGCAACTTGCCGGGACTGGGGTTCAATGACCGGGGAGCGGAGATAAGTTTAAAGCTGGATTACTGA
- a CDS encoding isoprenyl transferase: MKITIAGTTHQLKSLPAHVAVIMDGNGRWARKRGLPRLAGHRAGMKSVKTIVNTSGQTGIKYLTLYAFSVENWLRPKPEVSGLMKILREYLVKEVDELDAKGVKIITTGRTADLETNARKILEDSIARTRNNKGLVLNLALSYGGRAELVDAVKKMSHDLFAHKVQAEKIDEKLFQRYLYHPEVPDPDLIIRTSGESRLSNFLIWQAAYAEYYFTEVLWPDFGEEDLYRALVEYQQRERRFGKV, encoded by the coding sequence ATGAAGATAACCATCGCAGGCACCACCCATCAGCTGAAGAGCCTTCCGGCGCATGTGGCGGTGATCATGGACGGCAACGGGCGCTGGGCCAGGAAACGCGGACTGCCGCGGCTGGCCGGCCACCGGGCCGGGATGAAGTCGGTCAAGACCATAGTCAACACCAGCGGCCAGACCGGCATCAAGTACCTGACGCTCTACGCCTTCTCGGTGGAGAACTGGCTGCGGCCAAAGCCTGAGGTCTCCGGGCTGATGAAGATCCTGCGGGAATATCTGGTCAAAGAAGTGGACGAGCTGGACGCCAAGGGGGTGAAGATAATCACCACCGGCCGCACCGCCGACCTGGAAACCAACGCCCGCAAGATACTGGAGGACTCCATCGCCCGCACCAGGAACAACAAGGGACTGGTGCTGAACCTGGCCCTTTCCTACGGCGGCCGGGCCGAACTGGTGGACGCGGTCAAAAAGATGTCCCACGACCTATTCGCCCATAAGGTGCAGGCCGAGAAGATAGACGAGAAGCTGTTCCAAAGATACCTGTATCATCCGGAGGTGCCGGACCCGGACCTGATCATCAGGACCTCGGGCGAGAGCCGGCTCTCCAACTTCCTGATCTGGCAGGCGGCCTATGCCGAGTATTATTTTACCGAAGTTTTGTGGCCGGATTTCGGGGAAGAGGACCTGTACCGGGCGCTGGTGGAGTACCAGCAGAGGGAGAGACGGTTCGGGAAGGTGTAG
- the frr gene encoding ribosome recycling factor, with the protein MLQKVYQDLGHKMDKAAEVLKNEFSGIRTGRANPALLEGIKVLCYGALTPLNQVAGISVPESRLLLIQPWDKSVLGEIEKAILKSDLGLTPANDGKVIRLPIPTLTEERRHDLVKVVKKMAEESKVAIRNIRRESNEEIKKLEKDKHISEDESKTAHDKVQEMTDKHIAQLEELLKKKEKEIMEV; encoded by the coding sequence ATGCTGCAGAAGGTTTATCAGGATCTGGGACACAAAATGGACAAGGCGGCCGAGGTCCTAAAGAACGAATTCTCCGGGATCCGCACCGGGCGTGCCAATCCGGCGCTGCTGGAAGGGATCAAAGTATTATGTTACGGCGCCCTGACCCCCCTGAACCAGGTGGCCGGGATCTCGGTGCCCGAATCCAGGCTGCTTCTGATCCAGCCCTGGGACAAAAGCGTGCTGGGCGAGATCGAAAAGGCCATCCTCAAGTCGGACCTGGGCCTGACCCCGGCCAACGACGGCAAGGTGATCCGGCTGCCCATTCCCACTTTGACCGAGGAACGGCGCCACGACCTGGTGAAGGTGGTCAAAAAGATGGCCGAGGAAAGCAAGGTGGCCATCCGCAACATCCGCCGGGAGTCCAACGAAGAGATCAAGAAACTGGAAAAGGACAAGCACATCTCGGAGGACGAGAGCAAGACTGCCCACGACAAGGTGCAGGAGATGACCGACAAGCACATCGCCCAGCTGGAGGAGCTGCTGAAGAAAAAAGAAAAAGAAATCATGGAAGTATAA
- the pyrH gene encoding UMP kinase produces the protein MEKAPKYQRILLKLSGETLGGAAGQGLDIPSVERIAGEVLSVRELGISVGVVIGGGNLMRGGCLKNDSIPRVTADNIGMLGTVINSLALQSMLEHLGCQTRVMTAVDMPKFAEPFIRRRALRHLDKGRVVIMAAGTGNPYFSTDTAAALRAVEIGAQAIFKGTKVDGVYDCDPMKNKQAVRYDSLSYEKVLADQLKVMDATAVSLCRENSMPIIVFNLNHPGTLKKILMGENLGTTVKE, from the coding sequence CTAAATATCAAAGGATCTTACTGAAACTTTCCGGAGAGACCCTGGGCGGCGCGGCCGGCCAGGGTCTGGACATTCCCTCGGTGGAACGGATAGCCGGGGAGGTCCTTTCGGTAAGGGAGCTGGGAATATCGGTGGGCGTGGTCATAGGGGGCGGCAACCTGATGCGGGGCGGATGCCTGAAGAACGACAGCATCCCCCGGGTGACCGCCGACAACATCGGGATGCTGGGAACCGTCATCAATTCGCTGGCCCTGCAGAGCATGCTGGAGCATCTGGGATGCCAGACCAGGGTGATGACCGCCGTGGACATGCCCAAATTCGCCGAGCCTTTCATCCGGCGGAGGGCCCTGCGCCATTTGGACAAGGGCCGGGTGGTGATAATGGCGGCCGGCACCGGCAACCCCTACTTTTCCACCGACACCGCCGCCGCCCTGAGGGCGGTGGAGATCGGGGCCCAGGCCATATTCAAGGGCACCAAGGTGGACGGAGTTTACGACTGCGATCCCATGAAGAACAAGCAGGCCGTGCGCTATGATTCCCTGAGCTACGAAAAGGTGCTGGCCGACCAGTTGAAGGTGATGGATGCCACCGCGGTCTCGTTATGCCGGGAAAATTCCATGCCCATCATAGTATTCAATCTTAACCACCCCGGGACCCTTAAAAAGATATTAATGGGAGAAAACCTGGGAACAACAGTTAAGGAGTGA